Proteins found in one Bacteroides sp. genomic segment:
- a CDS encoding DUF1302 family protein yields the protein MKRAVLLLIILFPLSAWAQDQVVIRGELNSNQRLLLNDHNDWVWNENRLDLGLEKRFDKVRFYGNIWLRHLGAPALTSSQNLYSPDQINPLNLDIREAYAEVRGFLFEDLDMKVGRQRIVWGTSDMLSPTDMLNPYDLEDVFDFGRKNGSDALSLQGYFTPQWSLQGVYLPWFRPANLPLGAFSGVFSSAIALPEGLTLNEYSDKLRMPGNNLKDGASLGFRLKGFAVNTDISFSYLYGREVLPLVSRVTLTPAGMQGETNVEAELFFPRYHMLGADLAGSIGQVGVWAEAGLFFPQKEVIMTTDMSLLYSQPPGTVTSDSLLLEKAPYIRYVIGADFTFKNGIYLNAQFMHGFLHERGKENLNDYLIIGCERGIWGEKLLLRPLAGGVVISDWQKPESNYAIFYTPEIAYKGIDNLELGLGAYLFNGKGENIFAGFRDKDMLSARVKVHF from the coding sequence ATGAAACGCGCGGTTCTCTTACTCATCATTCTATTTCCATTGTCTGCATGGGCCCAGGATCAAGTCGTTATAAGGGGGGAGTTGAACTCAAATCAGCGTTTGTTGCTGAACGACCACAATGACTGGGTCTGGAATGAGAACAGACTCGACCTTGGTCTTGAAAAGCGTTTTGACAAGGTGAGGTTTTATGGCAACATCTGGTTGCGTCATTTGGGGGCACCTGCCCTTACCAGCAGCCAAAATCTGTATTCGCCTGACCAGATAAACCCCTTGAATCTTGACATCCGGGAGGCTTATGCCGAGGTTCGGGGGTTTTTATTTGAGGACCTTGATATGAAGGTGGGCCGTCAGCGCATTGTCTGGGGCACCTCCGATATGCTGAGCCCCACGGATATGCTCAACCCTTATGACCTGGAAGATGTGTTTGATTTCGGGCGAAAAAACGGGTCAGACGCCCTGAGCCTGCAGGGATATTTCACTCCGCAATGGTCCCTTCAGGGCGTTTACCTTCCCTGGTTCAGGCCTGCAAACTTGCCCCTGGGCGCTTTTTCAGGGGTTTTTAGCTCAGCCATCGCCTTGCCTGAAGGCTTAACCCTCAATGAATATTCTGATAAGTTACGCATGCCCGGGAACAATTTAAAGGATGGGGCCTCTTTGGGTTTCAGGTTGAAGGGGTTTGCTGTTAATACAGATATCTCGTTCAGTTACCTCTATGGACGGGAAGTTCTTCCCCTTGTGAGCCGGGTGACCCTGACCCCCGCCGGGATGCAGGGCGAGACCAATGTGGAAGCCGAACTGTTTTTTCCCAGGTATCATATGCTTGGTGCCGACCTGGCAGGTAGCATTGGCCAGGTGGGGGTTTGGGCTGAGGCAGGCCTGTTTTTCCCGCAAAAGGAGGTCATCATGACGACCGATATGAGTCTGCTCTATTCGCAGCCTCCGGGAACCGTTACAAGCGACAGTCTTTTGCTGGAGAAGGCGCCCTATATCCGATACGTCATTGGAGCCGATTTTACGTTTAAAAATGGTATTTACCTGAATGCGCAATTTATGCACGGATTCCTGCACGAACGAGGGAAGGAGAATCTGAACGATTACCTCATCATAGGCTGCGAGCGTGGCATTTGGGGAGAAAAGCTTTTACTAAGGCCACTGGCCGGTGGAGTAGTTATTTCAGACTGGCAAAAACCAGAAAGCAATTATGCCATTTTTTATACCCCCGAGATTGCCTATAAAGGGATTGATAACCTTGAACTAGGCCTTGGTGCTTACTTATTCAATGGAAAGGGAGAAAACATATTTGCGGGATTCCGGGATAAGGACATGCTTTCGGCCAGGGTAAAGGTTCATTTTTAA
- a CDS encoding outer membrane lipoprotein-sorting protein: MKTTIHFFLTALFLIAAGTAPLLAQDAATILTKVDQVLFQPKDQTNTVRMILTDRNGNERIREASIWQKGSNKRLFRFTRPASEAGIAFLSLPDDLMYLYMPAFGKARRIASHVKNQSFAGTDFSYEDMETKEYAKTYSGKVLREEGNLYILELVALPDVRSDYSKMIVAVNKENYTPQRSESYDRGGNLAKTAVYTWQQQANYWFPKEIFMKDEKKGSSTRMIMSDVKFDSNISDQVFTERNLTSF; the protein is encoded by the coding sequence ATGAAAACAACCATTCATTTTTTTTTAACAGCCCTTTTTCTGATTGCTGCCGGCACTGCTCCCCTGCTGGCACAGGATGCAGCAACCATCCTTACCAAGGTTGACCAGGTGTTGTTTCAACCCAAGGATCAAACAAACACTGTGCGGATGATCCTGACCGATCGCAATGGAAATGAGCGTATCCGGGAAGCTTCTATCTGGCAAAAAGGATCAAATAAGCGTTTGTTCCGCTTCACCAGGCCGGCATCGGAAGCGGGCATTGCCTTCCTATCCTTGCCTGACGACCTTATGTACCTTTATATGCCAGCTTTTGGCAAAGCACGAAGAATTGCCTCACACGTGAAGAACCAGTCGTTCGCCGGTACTGATTTCTCTTATGAAGACATGGAGACGAAGGAATATGCAAAAACCTATTCAGGCAAGGTGCTCAGGGAGGAAGGAAACCTTTATATCCTGGAGTTGGTGGCTTTGCCTGATGTGCGTAGCGACTATTCCAAAATGATCGTGGCAGTCAATAAGGAAAACTACACCCCACAACGTTCCGAATCGTATGACAGGGGCGGAAACCTTGCCAAGACGGCGGTATACACCTGGCAGCAACAGGCCAACTATTGGTTTCCAAAAGAAATTTTTATGAAAGATGAAAAGAAAGGCTCCTCTACCAGGATGATTATGAGCGATGTAAAGTTTGACAGCAATATCAGCGACCAGGTATTTACAGAAAGAAATCTGACCAGTTTTTGA